TGAGGTCATCGGATACGAGGACGAGTGCGACTCAGCCGTGATCTGCCTGGAGAGCGACCACCTCCCGAACGGCGAGGTCATGCAGACGATCGCCGACGCGTGCAAGGTGGACGTCGCCAACACCTGCGCCATCGTCGCCCCCACCTCCTCCATCGTCGGCTCGGTTCAGGTCGCCGGCCGTTGCGTGGAGACCGCGGTCTACAAGCTGAACGAACTCGGCTTCGACACCAGGAAGATCGTCGCCGGTTTCGGCACCGCCCCGGTCCCGCCGGTCCGCGGCGCCAAGCGTGCGATGGGTGTCACGAACGACGCCACCATCTACCACGGCCAGATCGCCCTCACCATGAATGCCCCGGAGATCAAGGACTACCTCGGGAAGATCCCGTCCAATACGTCCCAGGGCTACGGCAAGCCCTTCAACGAGATCTTCAAGGAGGCGGGCTACGACTTCTACAAGATCGACACGTCGCTCTTCTCCCCGGCAGACGTTGTCATCAACGAGATCTCCGAGGGTGTCGTCTACCATGTCGGCGAGGTCAACCCCGACGTGACCCTGCAGTCCTTCGGTCTCCAGTAAACGCTCTTTTCCCGGGGGGCCATACCCCCCCCCCCAGATTTTATCCGATCCAGGTGATGACGGGATCGCGCCGGGTCTGCGGTTCGGGCGTGCCCTTCGGGTAGCCGAAGATGATCGGCGCCACGATCCGCCAGCCCTCGGGCACGCCGAGGGCCGCAAGGAACTCGGGGCTGCCGGAGACAGGTTCGGCAGATCCGATCCAGCAGCTCCCGACCCCCAGTGCACGGGCGGCGAGCATCATGGTCCCGGCGCAGAGGGTGCAGTCGTAGATGCTGTACCTGTTCCGCACGTCGCCGAGGACGAGGACGAGCACCGGGGCGTCGTAGAAGATGTCGTACTCCTCCTGCGCGAGGATCTCCCTGTACGCGATGGACGCTTCGTCGGTGGCGTCCTTGAGGGCCGCAAGGAGAAAAGGCTTGCAGTACTCCGAGATCTGTTTCATGAGGGTCTGGTCACGGACGACGATGAACTGCCAGGGCTGGAGGCCGAGGGCCGTCGGGGCATGGATGCCGGCGTCGATGATCGCCTGCACGGTCCCATCGTCGAGGGGCCTGTCCTCGTACGACCTGATGCTCCGTCTCCCCCGGATCGCCGCCATGACGGCGTCGTGCTCTCTCTGCATGGTCCGCCCTCTTATCCCGCCTCCTATAAAGGTTCGGCGGCGACCATACCTTGATGTGGTCGGAGGAGAAAATCTGCACATGACGGATTCCATCACAATCGGGGAGGACTTCAAGCCGGCCCCGCAGTTCAAGACATATTATTTCCTCTATCTTTTCCTTACGACTCTGCTTGCGGCCGCCTTCATCCTCTTCCCTGTCTCCCTTGCCGGCGAACCGATTCTCAACACCCTCTTTGCCGGGGGTCTGATCGCGGTCGTCGTCTTTATCGCGGTCTGGATCCCGCTCTACTACCGGAGTGTGGTCTACCACCTCAGCGGGACAGAGATGACCTGGAAGAGGGGTGTCTGGTTCAGGGGGACGGGCATCGTGCCGTACAACAGGATCACGAATGTCGATATCGTGCAGGGGCCGCTGATGCGGGTCTTCGGCATCTCCGACCTCCGCATCCAGACGGCCGGGTACTCGGCCCAGGCCCAGGCGGAGATCCGCATCCAGGGCGTCGAGGAGCCCGAAGAGGTGCGGGAACTGATCATGGCCCAGGTCCGCGGCAGGCCGCCGGTGGCGGCGACGACAGGGGGGGAGGAGACCGTCGCCGCACCCGAGGACGCGGTCCTCGCCGAGTTGCAGGCGATCCGCCGGGTGCTTGAGAGGATGGCGGAGAAGAAGGAGTGAATTTCCCTCTCTTTTTTTCGTCGACGCCCGGCCGGGAGCGTCACCCGCGATGCCGCCGGCCCGACAACAGAGATATAAGGAAGAGGGTAAAAGAGTACACGGCATTTCTGGGCTTGTGGTCTAGTCGGTTATGACGTCGCCCTTACACGGCGAAGATCTCCGGTTCGAACCCGGACAGGCCCATCTATCCTTTACGACGCCCCGCGGGACAGATCTATTCTGAGCGAAATTCTCCCCGCATATCCGCAGAAATCCCAGAGAAAACACTATATCCCATGCATTCTATTGACCACCCGGTGATGGTATATGCCGTCGTTTAAATGCAAAGATATCGGGCTGAAATGCCCCTTCGAGGCGTCCGAATCGAATGAGTTCGACCTGGAAAAGAAGATCGCCGACCACGCACGGGAGGCACACGACAAGGCGCACCTCTCCGCGGATGAGTGGACGAAGATCAAGAAGGTCATCCACTGAGAAGAGCAGGGCACAATTTTTCCACTCCTTTTTTGTATCCGCTTCGTCACCCGACCCTCGCACAGGGGTACCTCCCCTTTACCGACGCGTTCAGGTACCGCCCGTGGGACGGCGCGGCGAGCAGGACATCGTACACCGCGGCAGGCACCCCGGAGTACCTGTAGAGGCGGCCGCTCCTGAACTCCACCTCAAGGGTCAGAGGGTCTAGCCGACCGGGGAGATGCAGGAGGAAGCGACCGGGACGCGGTTCATGAGGGGCGGTCAGGGATCTTCGCGGAGGTAGGCCTGGTGAAACCCTCCTGCGCAGGTCGACGTCGCCTCCTGATCCCAGGAGGGAGAGTGCGGACCCACCGGCACCCCGTACCAGAAATTCCCCAGAGCCGAAAAAAAGGGGGCCTGACCCACTCACGGCGCACGGGCGGCGATCGCCTTGCTGTGGGCGAGCATCAGGTCTGTCCGCGTGACAAACCCGGCAAGACGTCCGGGGTCTCCGGTCGAGACCACGGGGAGGTGGTGGATGTCGTGATCGATCATCAGGCGCAGGGCCTCCTCCAGGGTCCGGTCCTCGCGTATCGAGACCAGGGACCTCGTCATCCTCTCCCCCACAGGGAGGGAGAGGTCGCCGCCCGCCAGGAGTTCGCGCACGTCCCTCGTCGTGATGATGCCGGCCAGGCGGTCGCCGTCGAGCACCGGATAGCCGGTGTGGTGCGTCGAAGTGATGAGGGAGAAGACCTGCGAACAGGCGTCGGCAGGGGAGAGGGAGATCACGCGGTCACGCGGGACCATCACCTCGGCTACCCCGATCTTCTCCAGGATATCGACCTCGAACTCGCCGCGGTGGGCATTGGAGAAGGACTTGTTCCGCACCTGCTCCACGAAGATCGTCTCCTCGCCGGTGAGCACATGGGCGACGGCCACCGCACCCATCGCGGGCACGAAGAGGGAGAAGTTGCCGGTCATCTCCACGACCATGATCATCACCGCGATGGGCGCGTTCGAGATCGCCCCGAAGAGGGCGATCATGCCGACGACCACAAAACCCGGCACCAGTTCGATGGGTACCATACCGGGCAGGAAGGTGTGGAGGGCCATCCCGACAGCCCCGCCTGTCGCCCCGCCGATGACCAGGCCCGGCGCGAAGACGCCGCCGCTCCCCCCCGACCCGATGGTCAGGGAGGTGGTGAGGATCTTGATGAACGGGATGAAGAGGAGGACGGAGAGGGGGAGCATCGAGTACAGGGCAAGCTGTATGAAGCCGTACCCGGTGCCCAGGCCGGCAAGCCCGATGATCGCGGTCTCCGGGGAGAGGTAGACGAGGGCGACGACAAGGCTGCCGGTGATGAAGGCTCCGGCGAGGGGCTTGACGTGCTTCGGGAGGTGGTACCTCTCGAAGATCCCGGCAAAGAGGCGTTTCGTCCCGTAGAAAGTCCTGATATAGAGGACGCCGACCGCGGCGCAGACCACGCCGAGGAGGAGGAAGAAGGGGATCTGGCCGGTCGTCCACTCGACCTCTACCGGCGAGAAGACCGGTTCGAAACCCTCGAATGCACCGAAGATCGCGTACCCGATGACAGAGGCGAGGAAACCCGGGATGATCGCATCGGACTCGAAGTCCCGGCTGTAGAGCACCTCGGCCGCAAGGATGGCGCCGCCGAGGGGTGCCTTGAAGATCGTCCCGATA
This window of the Methanofollis ethanolicus genome carries:
- the mch gene encoding methenyltetrahydromethanopterin cyclohydrolase, with amino-acid sequence MLSVNEQALDIFNDIFEYPDDYNAASHELDNGARIVDAGVSVPGGYQAGRTFTEICMGGLADVNLTMGQIKGIPMPFIEVSTDFPSVSCLGAQKAGWTIKVGNYFAMGSGPARALSLKPKHTYEVIGYEDECDSAVICLESDHLPNGEVMQTIADACKVDVANTCAIVAPTSSIVGSVQVAGRCVETAVYKLNELGFDTRKIVAGFGTAPVPPVRGAKRAMGVTNDATIYHGQIALTMNAPEIKDYLGKIPSNTSQGYGKPFNEIFKEAGYDFYKIDTSLFSPADVVINEISEGVVYHVGEVNPDVTLQSFGLQ
- a CDS encoding DUF1059 domain-containing protein, producing MPSFKCKDIGLKCPFEASESNEFDLEKKIADHAREAHDKAHLSADEWTKIKKVIH
- a CDS encoding PH domain-containing protein; its protein translation is MTDSITIGEDFKPAPQFKTYYFLYLFLTTLLAAAFILFPVSLAGEPILNTLFAGGLIAVVVFIAVWIPLYYRSVVYHLSGTEMTWKRGVWFRGTGIVPYNRITNVDIVQGPLMRVFGISDLRIQTAGYSAQAQAEIRIQGVEEPEEVRELIMAQVRGRPPVAATTGGEETVAAPEDAVLAELQAIRRVLERMAEKKE
- a CDS encoding nitroreductase family protein, whose amino-acid sequence is MQREHDAVMAAIRGRRSIRSYEDRPLDDGTVQAIIDAGIHAPTALGLQPWQFIVVRDQTLMKQISEYCKPFLLAALKDATDEASIAYREILAQEEYDIFYDAPVLVLVLGDVRNRYSIYDCTLCAGTMMLAARALGVGSCWIGSAEPVSGSPEFLAALGVPEGWRIVAPIIFGYPKGTPEPQTRRDPVITWIG
- a CDS encoding KTSC domain-containing protein is translated as MEFRSGRLYRYSGVPAAVYDVLLAAPSHGRYLNASVKGRYPCARVG
- a CDS encoding chloride channel protein, with product MSDGAAPVQRIFLISIIVGIISGIGALLFFEGLKIGTSFFMETIVGFNLPEEGQSIAEISQWAPPETPWLILPVICFGALVSGLLVYTYAPEAEGHGTDAAIRAFHGEGRIRRRIPILKALTAIITISTGGSAGREGPTAQMSAGFGSLVADLLGLSERERRIALATGIGAGIGTIFKAPLGGAILAAEVLYSRDFESDAIIPGFLASVIGYAIFGAFEGFEPVFSPVEVEWTTGQIPFFLLLGVVCAAVGVLYIRTFYGTKRLFAGIFERYHLPKHVKPLAGAFITGSLVVALVYLSPETAIIGLAGLGTGYGFIQLALYSMLPLSVLLFIPFIKILTTSLTIGSGGSGGVFAPGLVIGGATGGAVGMALHTFLPGMVPIELVPGFVVVGMIALFGAISNAPIAVMIMVVEMTGNFSLFVPAMGAVAVAHVLTGEETIFVEQVRNKSFSNAHRGEFEVDILEKIGVAEVMVPRDRVISLSPADACSQVFSLITSTHHTGYPVLDGDRLAGIITTRDVRELLAGGDLSLPVGERMTRSLVSIREDRTLEEALRLMIDHDIHHLPVVSTGDPGRLAGFVTRTDLMLAHSKAIAARAP